The Glycine max cultivar Williams 82 chromosome 3, Glycine_max_v4.0, whole genome shotgun sequence sequence GAGACTACCTTTTGAAAAACACTACAAAAACCAAACACACTCACTCGCACACTCTCATTCATTTATTTGTGTCTTGGAAGCCCTCACTCTtccctcttttctttctttcatccccAAATCAAAACCTAAATTCCCACCTTCAACTTTCTCCCCCAAATCGACCACCACCACTGTCAAGCccattcatttatattttattcgtatatatacatacagagagtgagtgagagagagagagagaagaatggATTCGGATCAAGGCAAGCTTTTCATCGGTGGGATTTCATGGGATACGACGGAGGACAAGCTCAAGGAGCATTTCGGTAACTACGACGACGTTTTGAGCACTTCCGTCATGCGGGAGAAGAACACTGGGAAGCCAAGGGGCTTCGGTTTCGTCGTTTTTGCGGATCCTAACATTCTAGATAGGGTTATGGAAGACAAACATGTCATAGATGGCAGAACGGTAAcgcttctatcattttttttgtcatttcttTACTTCATGTTCCGATTGAAAATATTGTATTGTACTTTTAAGTGTGGTTGTTGCTGGTTCTGAATTGGGGATAATCTTGAaacccttttttgttttggtttataTCAGCGTATAATGATTAGTCTCTTGACTCTCATTTGTGTTGCATTGAACGTGCTTGGGCATTAATAATGGTTGACGTTggacaaataataaaaacattacacGTAGTTTTTCCGCTTTGTAATTGGATGTGACAAGCAGGGAGCAAAGAAGTATATAATGGAAAGAGACAGGAgagaataaattatgttttatttaatttggattaagaaaaaaaattaaaatttctacaaTTCTAACCACCTAATCCGTTTAGGTGTCCCTTAGACtgatataattttatcttttagtaaaaaatatctcgttcaattaattaagaaaaaagaatgtttataaattattattagtcataattcttataattgattattgttaacatttttatgttttagagAAAAGTGAAGCTTAGAAATACAACTCTTATTTATAAGTCACAGTGTACAGCGGATATAACGGGAAATCATAAAGTACATTTCACAAGATCACATGATTCTAAAACACTACTACTTTTTTTGTCATTTCTTTGCTTTTTGTTTAGGGTCTTAACTGTTCTCGCGGTTTGTTCATGGAGGTAGGgcttatttagttttttatttccttGGCATATATTTACTTTTGGTTGACTAGTTTCTGTAACGCTGGGCTAATTGTTTTGTTCATGGCTTGTTTTGCTACTTTGGTTTTCTTAATTCAAGACGTGTTTATATTATGTAgtacttctttattttattcttatacttTGTAGTAATAGGGAAAAAATCAAATAGAAAGTAGGAACTTGGttttcaaaacttaaaacaaaaaataagttaaaaaattaattcaatcttAATATATAGTACTCTTAATAAATgccttattatttataaaacaaacatataaaaatgattttaattggtaaaaaaattcataaaaaacaaaaaaaaataatttgagaaataatttatatattataatattaagtttctttaaaaatttgCTTAAAGTCCTAAAGTTCTTGAACACGGCCCAGTAAATGATAAAACAGTACGGTTGGtaagaaatgaaataaatgagcAGAGCACCTCTTCTTTGAGAATAGAGAGTGGGGCCACCCATTCTCTGGACGAGGAACTCGATCTGGTTCTGAATTGCGTTCTGTTTGTCAAAATTGGCAAATATTGAACGAAACCACTCTTGCTCGTCGTCATACACCCTGTTGTAGAAATTGGTAGAGAGATTAACCAAGGTGAAGACACCCCGTCGTCATAAACTGATGAACCCCAATcatttattatcttttcaaaTGATGAAGGTTTAGGAATTGATTCAAGACGTGTTTTGCCAAAACTCTTTCAAATGACCTAAGACAATAGAAACTGATTCATGTAAAAGCTtacataataataagtaaaataaaattaagagacCTAAGACAATAGCCTTAATTGTCTTGCACTATCCATGGCCTTGATCTTGCACTATCCacgttaacataaaaatatataataactattcAATCTAAGgctgctgctaggtggattgttgttaaggtacgtgatttaaataaaagttctacttatatatattttatgtgtgtgtacactaattgtagttaacgtttaattaatatccaaatttcattatgtatttagtgtaatagacaaaaaggaatcactgaatgtggctactacgtgatgcactggatgtccaccataatcttaggatctttcaggaataattgggagacggtaattgtttattacaaacaaatttggtttttttataattgttattacattattaatttatttttttatttcatcatgcagtattttaatgaagttagaccattggaagcagagagattTAAGGCACTTCGCATACAGTGGGCacaatattatctaaaagttagaaatcaaacataggatgttaggcaactatgtaactttaggttaataaattagtttacgtactttgcattatattttttacaattgttgtttcatcttAACATTGAACAACCTTTGTTGATAGCTAGTTTTTTGCTAAAATCTATTTGAAAActgaatgcaaatgatatatgttgtgtgctgtgtggtctgattttaaatttacaggttaaattttggttttttgtaaaaacagagacattatataaaaaaaattcctgaaaacaacatcggttttttataaaaaccgatgttaacgtgggttaacatcggttttctgtaaaaaaccgatgttaaaattcaataataacacattcgttaacatcggttttttaaaaaaaccgatgctAACTGTCAAcaataacacattcgttaacatcggttttctgtaaaaaaccgatgttaaaattcaataataacacattcgttaacatcggtttttataaaaaaccgatgttaacgtgggttaacatcggttttttgaaaaaaccgatgttaactatcaatagtaacacatccgttaacatcagtttttgaaaaaaccgatgttaacccacgttaacatcggttttcataaaaaccgatgttaactgtgaATAGTAACatattcgttaacatcggtttgttataaaaaccgatgttaattgtcaataataacacattcgttaacatcggttttttataaaaaccgatgttaacgaacgttaacaacgttaacatcggttttctgtaaaaaaccgatgttaactgtcaacagtaacacattcgttagcatcggttttttgtaaaaaccgatgttaactttcaatattaatatacattttctgggtgtaattcatattagcaacatcggttatttatataaccgatgttggtaattttactttaacatcggtttttgaaaaaccgatgttaacgataatattatcaacgtcggtactttcaacatcggttgaaaaaccgatgttgaaagtcataaataaccgatgtagaaagcatattttctaatagtgagagtttaaagagaaaaattaggTTAGCTGCTATGAGATAGAAGAGGGAAGTTAGAGAGAATGCACGAGAGGAAACCATGAGGATTTCCATGGTTGCTCGCATCCCTTGTTGCGGGAAGGTTATTTGAGGTGGgctctctcttttccttctctttgtatGATGACAATGGCCATGGATAGCTTTGAATGTTGATTGGTTTTATGCTTCTTGATAATTTGGGATTCATAACCCGATTACATTTGAATTTGGACGTGTACtggatataattttaaatgactGGAACGATCTTATTTATCAGTAATTTGGCATGAAGTGACAATGTTTGTTTATTGAAGGATTCGTAAATTTCCGCAATAGTTCCTACAATCCTTATGCGTCGAACAAAAATGCTGGGGtttgattttaattgttattttgcatgcatatgtgcgtgtaataattttagaagaGTATGGGTCCGTAACTGTTTCTTTTTAATTGGCAAAGAGCtatctaattttatatttttatggatTGAAGTTTTAATTTCAAGTAAATTCATGATACAACGTGCTGAGCATAGATAGAGGCGTGATTGATAGGCATATTCAAGCATTGGAGCTTCTCGAACTATGTGGTTGTAGTTAgaacgaaaaataaaattagcatttaaatttgaattaaattaaattgtatatGAAGGCGTTGGGATCATATTTGAAACTCGCAATGGCTtaggtaatatattttttatattattactattattattattattattattattattattattattattattataagcaTTAAGGTTAATTACTAAGAGTTCgtgtattagtttttttaaatattaagtatATGTATTTGTGAGGGTTCTTGCTTGTCTGTGTGTGCGAATATTatgtgttatttttatattgttaaataATGTTTATGATGCTATAGTGTTGTTATGTTAtgattcttaaaattatttgtgagagaatttagaaatgtgataGTATGATTAGATGCATATGTTTATGTTTTGATATGTGAATATTGTTATAAATATTCTTGATACAAGTAAGATATTTATTTGTACATGGGTGAATCAAGTAATGTCCTAATAATACTTTGAAAACATATATACGTGGCTCGAGTTCATGTGGGGCAGGGATCGTCATGATTGTTAAAATGTCATAGATGTCATGTACGCctcatgcatcatatcatgTTATGTTTTTTAGGGAtcgatggaagcttgcttgtggagcttctatggagactgaatctttgagcttcaataaggttttttaatggtgattttccaccatggagatgcaacgcaaggcaaaggagaagagaagaggggaggcaccatccactagggaataagccatggaagaaggagcttcaccacaaagaatgtgccttggataagaagcttgaagaggatgctttaatggaggaaaagaaagagagaaggggggagcacgaaattgaaggaataaaagagggagagaagagaaactttgaagtatgtcttataagactttcattcatcaaagttacaacaagtgctacacatgcttctatttatagactaggtagcttccttgagaagctttcttgagaaaactttcttgagaagcttctttgagaaaatttccttgagaagctagagcttagctacacacacccctctaataactaagttcaccttcttgagaagcttcgttgagaagattcctaaagaagctacagcttagctatacacaccccctataattgctaagctcacccccatgccaaaatacatgaaaatataaaaaaagtccctactacaaagactactcaaaatgccttgaaatacaaggctaaaatcctatactagtagaatggccaaaatacaaggcccaaaagaaggaaaaacttattctaatatttacgaAGAAGAGAggacccaaccttggtccatgggctcagaaatctatcctggggttcatgagaaccccaaggccttctttagtagctctagcccaatcctcttggagtcttctatccaatacccttggggtgtaggattgcatcatcccctccaccttggaaaggatttgacctcaaatcccgaggttcttcatattTTGGGccccttccctcaacacctttttctgtattttcatgttgattattcctacaaaaaaatacgacaaacctaaggtgtcccatatgagcacctaagtttgtattaaaaccaaaaataagaacaaacctacctaatgagtccctatgtacatgaatcataaagatgttgtgtgcatgactgattttacaaaaaagggtctcaacactcaacacattcatcatatcccttttccatgacttaaccgaattgtccagtgacggtgtaccatttgaaggtacactgaatgacgattggaagtttgatttttctgcacatgatgcccgccagttggtttgcaccaacaatgcggatatgaccggacgccttcttgccggttcattggcttttgaaagccgcatcctacATTATTTGATTGTGCGGATTTTGCTTCCACGAtcttccaatcttgcccaagtttctgaggaagatcttgttatcatgtgggcctttcataccggccgtcaacttgactgggcacatcttgtaagatatcgcatgcataaggcattgcaaTTAAATGCACCTTTGCCATATCCACATCTTGTCACACTCTTTTTccgccattttcaaattcctcttgattctgaaccttatgttccaatcaagagatcttttttaattggtgctgctgtgattgcttcttttggttaccgcaaagaccATGATGActcttgggtcaaaaagggCGCTCAACCTGCTGATGAAGAAGGCAACctaccagttgaagataattccACTCTTCTTCGA is a genomic window containing:
- the LOC102670356 gene encoding heterogeneous nuclear ribonucleoprotein 1-like; its protein translation is MDSDQGKLFIGGISWDTTEDKLKEHFGNYDDVLSTSVMREKNTGKPRGFGFVVFADPNILDRVMEDKHVIDGRTCNRQKGITECGYYVMHWMSTIILGSFRNNWETYFNEVRPLEAERFKALRIQWAQYYLKVRNQT